One genomic region from Fictibacillus marinisediminis encodes:
- the sigY gene encoding RNA polymerase sigma factor SigY, with amino-acid sequence MEEKDLVKKAKNGDQHSLSLLLQQNYSILFHYVLKITMNRSTAEDLVQETMLKCIQKIGLYEGKSKFSSWLISIASHLYIDQFRRKKTEQKYQEREQESRNLKWKAVFINEEWNEVLDTVSLLNEETRIPLILKHYYGYTYDEIGKMLNIPAGTVKSRVHTGLRFIRKELGESEGEFRLSK; translated from the coding sequence ATGGAAGAAAAAGATTTAGTCAAAAAAGCAAAAAATGGCGACCAGCATTCTCTTTCTCTCTTGCTGCAGCAAAATTATTCTATTTTGTTTCATTATGTACTGAAAATAACGATGAACCGTTCAACAGCAGAAGACCTTGTACAGGAGACCATGCTTAAATGCATTCAAAAGATTGGGTTATACGAGGGAAAATCCAAATTTTCTTCCTGGCTCATTTCCATCGCATCCCATCTATACATCGACCAGTTCAGACGCAAGAAAACCGAGCAGAAGTATCAAGAGCGCGAACAGGAATCCCGAAACCTGAAATGGAAAGCCGTTTTCATCAATGAAGAATGGAATGAAGTGCTAGATACCGTAAGCCTTTTAAACGAAGAAACAAGAATCCCCTTAATCCTAAAGCATTATTACGGTTATACGTACGACGAGATCGGGAAAATGCTGAATATTCCCGCCGGAACGGTGAAATCTCGGGTTCATACCGGGTTAAGATTCATTAGAAAGGAGTTAGGTGAAAGTGAAGGAGAATTCAGACTCAGCAAATAA
- a CDS encoding YxlC family protein, whose protein sequence is MKENSDSANNLEDKLKESLSQIEKYEEVSVPDLAFFEQMVAEETSRNKRQLAKELALFGVIAAAVLFCVAAMLIRLPSVFVILQAPVLIGAILFLYKHHRKEGEWNDT, encoded by the coding sequence GTGAAGGAGAATTCAGACTCAGCAAATAACCTTGAAGATAAGCTCAAGGAAAGCCTCTCACAGATTGAAAAATATGAAGAAGTCAGTGTGCCAGACCTTGCCTTTTTTGAACAAATGGTAGCTGAGGAAACCAGCAGAAATAAAAGACAGCTCGCTAAAGAGCTTGCCCTGTTTGGAGTGATAGCTGCTGCAGTTCTGTTCTGCGTAGCTGCTATGCTTATTCGGCTCCCTTCTGTTTTCGTCATCCTTCAGGCTCCCGTACTGATTGGGGCTATTCTGTTTCTTTATAAACATCATAGAAAAGAAGGTGAATGGAATGACACATAA
- a CDS encoding HU family DNA-binding protein translates to MRKQDLVDAVKSATNMNKKESTLAVEAVLESITNALRQGESVQLIGFGTFETRNRNARKGRNPLTGEEIMIAASSVPAFKPGKSLKEAVKAV, encoded by the coding sequence ATGAGAAAACAAGACTTAGTTGACGCAGTAAAATCTGCAACAAACATGAATAAAAAAGAATCAACCCTTGCGGTGGAAGCTGTTCTTGAATCGATTACCAATGCATTAAGGCAGGGTGAGAGCGTCCAGCTGATTGGATTTGGAACCTTTGAAACTCGCAACCGCAACGCCCGTAAAGGGCGCAACCCTCTAACAGGGGAAGAAATCATGATCGCCGCAAGCAGTGTACCTGCATTTAAACCAGGAAAATCACTGAAAGAAGCCGTTAAAGCAGTATAA
- a CDS encoding PAS domain-containing sensor histidine kinase — translation MMLTKDELLPRLGVFKKLIDVLPEFICLKNREGHWIEANEFALQVFGVDRCKYKGKALDEQNSWCNAGMIERSNETDNKAWETGHPIKIQEEVQQKDGSYIYLELIKQATFDEEGNPLFLFVTGRDITQHKEKEEELSVALELLESVLEGTTDAILIVDTKENLIKVNHAFENMFGWEEHDLLTDEIDSHIIIPDEFKAESKSIMGLLAEGSTVPSFETQRVRRDGLKIDVSISFSAIRNMQGRVIGFCLIYRDISAQKKAERALRESEAKYRVIAEHSKDLIAVANPNGELIYSSPSHEAILGFSSNLDEINRILFSRIHPDDWEFLRAAFAKAKMKKKPFTFECRLMHQNGDWLVMETNAVPVLNEWNEIESFVTIARDITATKETEELIRKSEKLSVLGELAAGVAHEIRNPLTSLIGFAQLLKETDEEMKTKYVTIMLTELKRINDIVGELMLVAKPQAVHFEYSSLEDMLQSVIRLLDTQAIIKNIQIQLKVDKEIPSIYCVENQLKQLFINLLKNSIEAMDQGGIITLAVIMKKGSVVIKIEDQGSGIPKNRLGKLGEPFYTTKEKGTGLGLMVCYKIVKEHYGNISFESEENKGTTVQVKLPIYPFSVV, via the coding sequence ATGATGCTAACCAAAGATGAACTTCTTCCGAGACTTGGTGTTTTCAAAAAATTAATTGATGTTTTGCCTGAATTTATATGCTTGAAAAATAGAGAAGGCCATTGGATAGAGGCTAATGAATTTGCGCTCCAGGTATTTGGAGTGGACCGCTGTAAGTATAAAGGAAAGGCCCTTGATGAACAGAACTCCTGGTGTAATGCAGGGATGATCGAGCGGTCAAATGAAACAGACAATAAGGCTTGGGAAACAGGACATCCGATAAAAATTCAAGAAGAAGTGCAGCAAAAAGACGGATCGTATATTTATCTTGAATTAATCAAACAAGCTACTTTTGACGAAGAAGGGAATCCTTTGTTTTTGTTTGTGACAGGAAGGGACATCACCCAGCATAAAGAAAAGGAAGAAGAGCTGAGTGTCGCGCTCGAACTTTTGGAATCTGTACTCGAAGGCACGACTGACGCCATCTTAATTGTCGATACAAAAGAAAATCTGATCAAGGTCAACCATGCCTTTGAGAACATGTTCGGCTGGGAAGAGCATGACCTTCTAACCGATGAAATCGATTCGCACATTATCATACCGGATGAATTCAAAGCTGAATCTAAAAGTATTATGGGCCTTCTTGCCGAAGGAAGTACGGTTCCTTCCTTTGAAACCCAGAGAGTCCGGCGTGATGGATTAAAGATTGATGTATCCATATCGTTTTCTGCGATCCGCAACATGCAGGGCAGAGTCATCGGTTTCTGTTTGATTTACCGTGATATTTCAGCACAAAAAAAGGCAGAGCGGGCTCTCCGTGAGAGTGAAGCGAAGTACCGTGTCATTGCAGAGCATTCTAAAGATTTAATCGCCGTAGCCAATCCTAATGGGGAACTGATCTATAGTTCACCTTCCCATGAAGCCATCCTCGGATTCTCTAGTAACTTAGATGAAATAAATAGAATTCTTTTTTCAAGGATTCATCCGGATGATTGGGAATTTCTTAGAGCTGCCTTTGCGAAGGCCAAAATGAAAAAAAAACCTTTTACCTTTGAATGTCGCCTGATGCATCAAAATGGAGATTGGCTGGTCATGGAGACTAATGCGGTTCCGGTACTTAACGAATGGAACGAGATAGAGAGCTTCGTAACGATCGCTCGGGATATTACAGCAACGAAGGAAACTGAGGAATTGATAAGAAAGTCGGAGAAGCTTTCTGTTCTGGGGGAGCTGGCGGCAGGAGTCGCCCATGAAATACGGAACCCCCTTACATCCTTAATCGGCTTTGCCCAGCTTTTAAAGGAAACAGATGAAGAGATGAAAACTAAATATGTTACAATTATGCTGACGGAATTAAAACGAATTAATGACATTGTCGGGGAGCTTATGCTAGTGGCCAAGCCGCAAGCCGTCCATTTCGAATACAGTTCATTAGAAGATATGCTTCAATCTGTGATCCGCCTCCTGGACACACAAGCCATTATTAAAAACATACAGATTCAATTAAAAGTGGATAAAGAAATTCCTTCTATTTATTGTGTGGAAAATCAGCTGAAGCAGTTATTTATCAATCTGTTAAAGAATTCCATTGAAGCCATGGATCAAGGTGGAATCATCACGCTTGCTGTCATAATGAAAAAAGGAAGCGTAGTGATTAAGATTGAAGACCAGGGTTCGGGCATACCGAAAAACAGGCTTGGAAAATTGGGAGAACCTTTTTATACGACGAAAGAAAAGGGAACAGGGCTTGGTCTGATGGTATGCTATAAAATTGTAAAAGAACATTACGGTAACATTTCTTTTGAGAGTGAAGAGAATAAAGGAACAACTGTTCAAGTGAAATTGCCCATCTATCCATTTTCAGTCGTTTAG
- a CDS encoding FAD-binding oxidoreductase produces the protein MPVLHEDLLIEMKKLTDEKRATSNETILQQHSKDESHHSPVLPEVVVFPDSASEVSSILQYASEHKIPVVPFGAGSSLEGHCIPLQGGISINFQNMNKILEVREEDFLVRVQPGVTRTQLNQALKKYGLFFPVDPGADATLGGMAATNASGTTSVRYGIMRPQVRDLEVVLADGSIIHTGGLAAKSSSGYHLTSLFVGSEGTLGVFTELTLKVYGIPEATVAGRAVFPSVKAAVDGAISLLSSGNSLARVELVDEYSIRQVNQHSETSYPEKPTLFLEFHGNPSGMQQDVTFAEELLSANGSEDLIFETDSIKKAKLWEARHHLAYAFKHGFPGREMMLTDVCVPLSELTGAVVYARELIEMEGLHGGVLGHVGDGNFHSILMFDKSSEEETQKANRINEMIVEYALSKKGSCTGEHGIGIGKMKYLQQEHADTLPLMKMIKEQFDPRHILNPGKVLF, from the coding sequence ATGCCAGTACTACATGAAGATTTGCTTATAGAAATGAAAAAACTTACCGATGAAAAACGTGCAACAAGCAACGAGACGATCCTTCAGCAGCACAGCAAAGATGAGTCCCATCATTCACCTGTACTTCCGGAAGTGGTGGTTTTTCCTGATTCAGCTTCCGAAGTTTCTTCTATATTACAATACGCCAGCGAACACAAGATTCCTGTTGTTCCTTTTGGAGCAGGCTCAAGTCTTGAAGGTCACTGCATTCCACTGCAGGGTGGCATCTCTATTAATTTCCAGAACATGAACAAGATCTTGGAAGTGCGTGAAGAGGATTTCCTAGTCAGGGTGCAGCCGGGGGTAACGCGTACACAATTGAATCAGGCATTAAAAAAGTACGGTTTGTTTTTCCCTGTTGACCCTGGAGCAGATGCTACGTTAGGCGGGATGGCAGCAACGAACGCGAGCGGTACGACTAGCGTGCGGTATGGAATCATGCGGCCTCAAGTCAGAGATCTGGAAGTCGTCCTTGCAGACGGCTCGATTATCCATACAGGCGGGCTCGCCGCAAAATCATCATCCGGGTATCATTTGACAAGTCTTTTTGTCGGTTCGGAAGGCACGTTAGGTGTGTTTACTGAACTTACACTCAAAGTCTATGGCATTCCTGAGGCTACTGTTGCTGGAAGAGCGGTTTTCCCTAGTGTTAAAGCGGCGGTAGATGGAGCAATATCTCTTCTTTCGTCAGGAAACTCACTAGCCCGTGTAGAGCTTGTTGATGAATATTCCATCAGGCAGGTCAATCAGCACAGTGAAACCTCCTATCCCGAAAAGCCCACTCTTTTCCTGGAGTTTCATGGTAACCCATCCGGTATGCAGCAGGATGTTACCTTTGCTGAAGAACTGTTGTCGGCTAACGGATCTGAAGATCTGATATTCGAAACAGATTCTATAAAGAAGGCAAAGCTTTGGGAAGCAAGACATCACCTTGCCTATGCATTTAAGCATGGGTTTCCTGGAAGAGAGATGATGCTGACAGATGTGTGTGTGCCCTTATCTGAATTAACAGGCGCTGTGGTTTACGCCCGTGAACTGATAGAAATGGAAGGTCTGCACGGCGGAGTTCTCGGACATGTCGGTGATGGGAATTTCCATTCTATTCTCATGTTTGATAAGAGCAGCGAAGAAGAAACACAAAAAGCCAATCGTATTAATGAGATGATTGTCGAGTATGCCCTTTCTAAAAAAGGAAGCTGTACCGGTGAACATGGAATCGGTATCGGTAAGATGAAATATTTGCAGCAGGAACATGCCGACACCCTGCCATTGATGAAAATGATCAAAGAACAGTTCGACCCCCGCCATATTTTAAACCCGGGGAAAGTTTTATTTTAA
- a CDS encoding SDR family NAD(P)-dependent oxidoreductase: protein MYLPSFSLEGKTALITGAGRGIGRALAIGFAEAGADVVLISRTRSDLDEVAGSIEKLGRKAYGFTVDVTEKEEIQSLYDSLTSRQIPLHILVNNAGMNIRSKALEVSEEEWEKIMNTNLRSAFYFSQEAAKLMKSQGNGRIINISSVAGHVALRTGVVYASTKAAMIQMTKNLALEWGPYGINVNSIGPWYFRTPLTAELLADENYLNDILSRTPLNRVGELAELVGPAVFLSSDAGSYCTGQTLFVDGGMTVYGF, encoded by the coding sequence ATGTATTTACCGTCTTTTTCGTTGGAAGGAAAAACAGCATTGATCACTGGAGCAGGGCGGGGAATCGGCAGGGCACTGGCCATTGGTTTTGCGGAAGCTGGAGCGGATGTTGTACTGATCTCCCGAACTCGATCAGATCTTGATGAAGTTGCCGGCTCTATCGAGAAACTTGGGAGAAAGGCATATGGCTTTACAGTAGATGTGACAGAAAAGGAAGAAATTCAATCATTATATGATTCTCTTACATCACGCCAAATTCCTTTACATATTCTAGTCAATAATGCCGGTATGAATATTAGAAGCAAAGCGCTGGAAGTTTCTGAAGAGGAATGGGAGAAGATCATGAACACCAACCTTCGTTCAGCCTTCTATTTTTCCCAGGAAGCCGCTAAACTTATGAAATCTCAAGGGAACGGGCGAATCATCAACATTTCCTCTGTAGCAGGGCATGTTGCGTTAAGAACGGGAGTCGTATATGCTTCGACGAAAGCGGCGATGATCCAAATGACGAAAAACCTTGCACTGGAATGGGGCCCTTACGGAATCAATGTGAACTCAATCGGTCCCTGGTATTTCAGAACACCGTTAACAGCAGAACTGCTTGCAGATGAAAACTATTTGAATGACATTCTATCCCGCACTCCACTGAACAGAGTGGGAGAACTGGCCGAATTAGTCGGTCCTGCCGTTTTTCTGTCTTCAGACGCTGGTTCCTATTGTACAGGACAAACTCTTTTTGTAGACGGCGGAATGACCGTGTATGGATTCTAG